Proteins co-encoded in one Candidatus Kapaibacterium sp. genomic window:
- a CDS encoding DUF2892 domain-containing protein, which produces MALARNMGTADRLIRSIVAVVLAIAAFVGNLPSPWPIVLGIAAVVLLLTSLVGVCPMYLPLRISTRKQ; this is translated from the coding sequence ATGGCACTCGCTAGGAACATGGGAACAGCCGACCGGCTGATCCGCTCAATCGTTGCTGTGGTCTTGGCGATCGCTGCTTTCGTCGGGAACTTGCCCAGCCCTTGGCCGATCGTGCTGGGGATTGCTGCTGTGGTGCTCCTGTTGACGAGCCTCGTTGGGGTCTGCCCCATGTACCTCCCGCTGCGGATCTCCACGCGCAAGCAATAG
- a CDS encoding M20/M25/M40 family metallo-hydrolase gives MKKAFRASRGVGRLCGCRVTAPGVSSLALLVVGLCGCVPGSELPRWASREFIPDSARQYVEFLASDELEGRNTPSPGLLRAAEYLAAAFQRWGLQPIGDSYWHYYELVRRDVDRDSLQLRIQRGSAVWEAQIPEHAVPHPTTAAGCYSQAPLVLVGPGVPDSVVVAQAAQKLRGSVVLFVRAVSGSRDTAEREHTASQPPLMAFGRLLHRYGVVGMLVVNYPEGQRKLRPQRYPWPALNPAFSRYGPPLQLPTEDSEVPVIYSVGSEVLEALFGAEEVFRQRVRAADSLGQALIEPLPGVSVDIAVAFREVERVRVPNVVGMLRGRMRPQEYVLIGAHYDHVGVMATPGSADSIYNGADDNASGTAGLMLVARALSRMQRSPERTIVFVAFSGEEKGLLGSRAFVRQPPLPLDGCLAMLNMDMIGRNHPDSLSVGVRGEWLLRLIEQENRRLPTPFLIGREAEDLFGRSDHASFAARGIPVAFFHTGLHEDYHRPSDHAEKINPDKLSRVALLVARVAWRIAQQGRGEQPPREHTERP, from the coding sequence ATGAAGAAGGCGTTTCGAGCAAGCAGGGGGGTGGGGCGGCTTTGTGGATGTCGAGTTACCGCTCCCGGTGTCAGCAGTTTGGCGCTGTTGGTAGTTGGGCTATGTGGCTGCGTTCCGGGTAGCGAGCTACCGAGGTGGGCTTCCCGTGAGTTCATCCCTGACAGTGCCCGGCAGTACGTTGAGTTCCTGGCCTCCGATGAGCTCGAGGGGCGGAATACACCGAGCCCTGGATTACTGCGAGCAGCAGAGTATCTGGCAGCGGCCTTCCAACGTTGGGGACTCCAGCCTATCGGGGATAGCTACTGGCACTACTACGAGTTGGTGCGCCGCGATGTCGACCGTGACAGTCTGCAGCTGCGTATTCAGCGGGGTTCCGCAGTTTGGGAAGCTCAAATCCCAGAGCACGCAGTGCCGCACCCCACGACGGCTGCAGGGTGCTACTCCCAGGCTCCACTCGTGCTCGTCGGTCCTGGGGTTCCTGACTCTGTAGTAGTGGCGCAGGCAGCCCAGAAGCTTCGTGGCTCGGTGGTCCTCTTCGTGCGTGCTGTGTCTGGCAGCCGCGATACAGCCGAGCGAGAGCATACTGCCTCCCAGCCCCCTCTCATGGCCTTCGGCCGATTGCTCCATCGATATGGGGTCGTTGGGATGCTGGTGGTCAACTACCCAGAGGGACAACGGAAGCTCCGTCCGCAGCGCTATCCTTGGCCAGCGCTGAATCCAGCCTTCTCTCGCTACGGGCCTCCGCTACAACTGCCGACAGAGGATTCAGAGGTGCCGGTCATCTACAGTGTCGGCAGCGAGGTCCTAGAGGCTCTCTTCGGTGCTGAGGAGGTCTTCCGACAGCGTGTTCGTGCTGCAGATAGCCTTGGTCAGGCTCTAATAGAGCCGTTACCGGGGGTTTCGGTGGACATTGCGGTGGCCTTTCGGGAAGTGGAGCGCGTTCGAGTCCCAAACGTTGTCGGAATGCTCCGTGGTCGGATGCGGCCACAGGAGTACGTGCTCATTGGGGCCCATTACGACCACGTCGGCGTCATGGCGACGCCAGGTTCTGCAGACTCCATCTACAACGGTGCTGATGACAACGCTTCCGGTACAGCAGGACTCATGCTCGTTGCCCGGGCCTTGAGCCGCATGCAGCGGAGCCCGGAGCGGACGATTGTCTTCGTTGCCTTCAGCGGTGAGGAGAAGGGCTTGCTCGGCTCACGGGCCTTCGTACGTCAGCCACCTCTGCCGTTGGATGGTTGTCTTGCGATGCTCAACATGGACATGATTGGGCGCAACCATCCGGATTCGCTCTCCGTCGGGGTACGCGGAGAGTGGTTGCTGAGGCTCATAGAGCAGGAGAACCGTCGTCTTCCCACCCCGTTCTTGATTGGGCGAGAAGCAGAGGACCTGTTTGGACGCAGTGACCACGCCTCCTTTGCTGCACGAGGCATCCCGGTGGCCTTCTTCCACACGGGCCTCCACGAGGACTACCATCGGCCGAGCGACCATGCTGAGAAGATCAACCCGGACAAGCTCTCTCGTGTGGCGCTGCTGGTAGCCCGAGTGGCATGGCGGATTGCACAGCAGGGGAGAGGAGAACAGCCCCCTAGAGAGCACACAGAGAGGCCATAG
- a CDS encoding tetratricopeptide repeat protein has product MVSNARYWRGDIAFRQGNYSMAISELQQLLQVPSAPKAAAAHALLAESYLKQGERERARQLLQTLVQRFPASEFAPRARKLLQQL; this is encoded by the coding sequence ATGGTGAGCAATGCCCGATATTGGCGCGGGGATATCGCCTTTCGGCAGGGCAACTACAGTATGGCGATCTCGGAGCTCCAGCAGCTTCTCCAAGTCCCCTCGGCTCCGAAGGCTGCGGCAGCTCATGCCCTGCTGGCGGAGAGCTACCTTAAGCAGGGAGAGCGCGAGAGGGCACGGCAGCTCTTGCAGACGTTGGTCCAGCGCTTTCCGGCGAGTGAATTTGCCCCGCGGGCCCGCAAGCTGTTGCAACAGTTGTAG
- a CDS encoding tetratricopeptide repeat protein, which yields MMQRLWRSTVVAGLTGAAVVSAQWVLMREDADSLVQQGIFYIYNMQFDTAEHYFRELIRRYPEHPAGYFMDAMVSWWKILTNRRSRAYDEEFLAKIQRVLDVCEPILERNPYDIVGLFFKGGALGYRGRFYAMRESWIRAANDGREGFEILTRVQRLAPTNYDVLLGTGVYNYYAVKLPEMYPILRPLLLFLPPGDKELGIAQLRASARNARYAATEAKVVLLQILYDFEHNIPEALTVAEELFQQYPRNPYFHRYLGRCYVRMGYLDKMEEVWREILRRSIEKWNGYEELTAREALYYVGLALMQRGQYEEALRYFYKCDEMSRVLDEDPSGFMVKVNLKIGNIYDLQGKRDLALMQYRKVLSWRDVQNSHAEARRYMEKPYGSQ from the coding sequence ATGATGCAGCGCCTGTGGCGGAGCACTGTTGTAGCGGGGCTAACCGGGGCGGCGGTTGTTTCTGCGCAATGGGTATTGATGCGAGAGGATGCCGATAGTCTGGTCCAGCAGGGCATCTTCTACATCTACAACATGCAGTTCGACACTGCCGAGCACTACTTCCGCGAGCTCATCCGCCGGTACCCGGAGCATCCTGCTGGATACTTCATGGACGCGATGGTGTCCTGGTGGAAGATTCTCACCAACCGGCGATCCCGGGCTTACGATGAGGAATTCCTCGCCAAGATCCAGCGGGTACTGGATGTCTGCGAGCCGATCCTCGAGCGGAATCCCTACGACATCGTTGGTCTCTTCTTCAAGGGTGGGGCCTTGGGCTATCGGGGGCGGTTCTATGCCATGCGCGAGAGCTGGATCCGGGCTGCTAACGACGGGCGGGAGGGCTTCGAAATCCTCACGCGCGTCCAGCGCTTGGCGCCAACCAACTACGACGTGCTCTTGGGGACTGGGGTCTACAACTACTACGCCGTCAAGCTCCCGGAGATGTACCCCATTTTGCGGCCCCTCCTCCTCTTCCTGCCACCGGGGGACAAAGAGCTTGGGATTGCCCAATTGCGTGCCTCGGCTCGCAATGCTCGCTACGCTGCTACAGAAGCGAAGGTCGTGCTCCTGCAAATTCTCTACGACTTCGAGCACAACATCCCAGAGGCGCTGACTGTTGCTGAGGAGCTCTTCCAGCAGTACCCGCGAAACCCTTACTTCCACCGTTACTTGGGGCGCTGCTACGTCCGCATGGGCTACTTGGATAAGATGGAGGAGGTGTGGCGTGAGATTCTGCGCCGCTCCATCGAGAAGTGGAACGGCTACGAAGAGCTGACGGCCCGCGAAGCGCTCTACTACGTTGGGCTTGCCCTCATGCAGCGTGGTCAGTACGAGGAAGCATTGCGCTACTTCTACAAGTGCGACGAGATGAGCCGTGTCCTGGACGAAGACCCTTCGGGCTTCATGGTCAAGGTCAACCTGAAAATCGGCAACATCTACGACCTGCAGGGCAAGCGGGATTTGGCCCTCATGCAGTACCGGAAGGTCCTCTCCTGGCGCGATGTCCAGAACTCGCACGCAGAAGCCCGTCGCTACATGGAGAAGCCGTACGGGAGCCAGTGA
- a CDS encoding DUF5686 and carboxypeptidase regulatory-like domain-containing protein, which translates to MQWLALLLSGATVLVAQTGFVVEGTVVDAQTGGPVAGASVFAVRAQRGTYTSVRGFFRLVLPQEADTLRVRSLGYEERYFPVRAEQGSLRLSLPPVPIEMAAVPVVAELTAEEVVLNAQRRRLQNWRRIRTAEALVYSKLVLGTAQTGGLEASISVSEQGQAMSVGSAGDTAFAILETFARLYYDAERGRRAIILQRRQTRNVPPEANMLVFGSIGSLYQEQVEVITVSIPSPIGPEALERYRFRVRERRPWGGHRLAYVLEVEPRSRLYPAFEGEIVIVDSTFALVQADLRPSGTTALPFLRRLRFVERCEHFPGDLWFPTFAELSGAFAVAPLRGLLEFGGEFVLTSITTEVRLNGPLPDSVFAEGQRIRVAPLADSAQAEFWRRHALVELTPRELAIYRRMDSLAQLRGEVDPRGLALSLANFPLFFRFNRVNGVQLGVQYRWTWGIVEPGAALTYALARSRWEGWGQVKVKLPRLPVWLSAQAFAWTAPIGWDRTYPEVLNSLNAALFHQDYYDWVYREGVEVETGVGLGRWGRLVASWELFRTVGLPARVRRSLFVAKPFRNNPVAEAAQYRVGGVALSWGETVGGPLAGALSKGFELRGNLQGVLGGFRLDTTAASWQRLWALLADVEVELPTISTGGYVPMKLRLRTELGVGEGLPVPYAFRLRSTTALLGRLGHLVTAPLGVYGGRRLIAVAAEHNFTDLWWRALGLPTFRGRGIELIVTAAAARVWQAEGLPYQATGQRWYGELGLGIGRIPVPITDILVLRLDICRGVGELAQRRWGMVLQGSLGL; encoded by the coding sequence ATGCAGTGGCTTGCGCTCTTGCTGAGTGGAGCGACCGTCCTAGTAGCGCAAACAGGCTTCGTAGTGGAGGGGACCGTTGTGGACGCACAGACAGGTGGACCAGTAGCCGGTGCCTCTGTCTTCGCAGTGCGGGCGCAGCGGGGGACCTATACCTCTGTCCGAGGATTCTTTCGCCTCGTCCTGCCGCAGGAGGCTGACACCCTGAGGGTGCGCTCGCTAGGGTATGAGGAGCGATACTTCCCAGTCCGCGCTGAGCAAGGCTCTCTGCGATTGAGCCTCCCCCCTGTCCCTATAGAGATGGCTGCCGTGCCCGTTGTGGCCGAGCTGACGGCTGAGGAAGTGGTTCTGAACGCGCAGCGGCGACGTCTACAGAACTGGCGCCGTATTCGTACGGCGGAGGCTTTGGTGTACTCGAAGCTGGTCTTAGGGACAGCACAGACGGGCGGTTTGGAGGCTAGCATCAGCGTATCTGAGCAAGGGCAAGCGATGTCTGTTGGTTCCGCTGGCGACACGGCGTTTGCGATTCTGGAGACCTTTGCCCGCCTCTACTACGATGCCGAGCGAGGGCGGCGTGCCATTATTCTCCAGCGACGGCAGACTCGAAATGTCCCGCCAGAGGCCAATATGCTCGTCTTCGGCAGCATAGGCAGCCTCTACCAGGAGCAAGTTGAGGTCATCACGGTCTCCATCCCTTCCCCAATCGGACCCGAGGCGCTGGAGCGGTACCGTTTCCGTGTACGTGAGCGCCGGCCGTGGGGTGGGCATCGATTGGCGTATGTTCTGGAGGTGGAGCCCCGCTCGCGCCTTTACCCCGCGTTTGAGGGCGAGATCGTGATTGTAGACAGCACCTTTGCTCTTGTCCAGGCGGATCTTCGGCCCTCGGGAACGACCGCACTTCCCTTCCTGCGGCGGCTCCGTTTCGTTGAGCGCTGCGAGCATTTCCCAGGTGATCTCTGGTTCCCGACCTTCGCAGAGCTCTCGGGTGCCTTTGCCGTTGCTCCTCTGCGGGGTCTGTTGGAGTTCGGCGGAGAGTTCGTGCTGACGAGTATTACTACGGAGGTGCGGCTCAATGGCCCTCTGCCCGATAGCGTGTTTGCTGAGGGGCAGCGGATTCGCGTTGCTCCGCTGGCTGACTCCGCACAAGCGGAGTTCTGGCGGCGCCACGCGCTTGTGGAGCTAACGCCACGCGAGCTAGCGATCTACCGGCGCATGGACAGTCTCGCGCAGCTCCGTGGGGAAGTAGACCCACGCGGACTAGCGCTCTCTTTGGCCAACTTCCCGCTGTTCTTCCGCTTCAACCGCGTCAACGGCGTACAGCTCGGGGTGCAGTATCGGTGGACGTGGGGAATCGTTGAGCCAGGGGCTGCGTTGACGTATGCTCTGGCGCGCTCGCGGTGGGAAGGGTGGGGACAGGTGAAGGTGAAGCTCCCACGGCTTCCGGTGTGGCTCTCTGCGCAAGCCTTCGCTTGGACAGCTCCAATAGGCTGGGATCGGACATACCCGGAGGTGCTCAACTCCCTGAACGCTGCGCTCTTCCACCAGGACTACTACGACTGGGTCTACCGCGAGGGTGTGGAGGTAGAGACCGGGGTAGGACTAGGTCGCTGGGGTCGGCTTGTGGCTTCTTGGGAGCTGTTCCGTACCGTGGGGTTGCCAGCCCGCGTACGGAGGTCTCTGTTTGTGGCGAAGCCCTTCCGGAATAATCCGGTGGCTGAGGCGGCTCAGTATCGGGTGGGTGGGGTAGCTCTATCATGGGGCGAGACAGTGGGAGGACCGCTGGCTGGAGCGCTGAGCAAGGGATTCGAGCTGAGAGGAAACCTACAGGGGGTGCTTGGGGGATTTCGGCTGGATACAACTGCCGCTTCCTGGCAGCGCCTGTGGGCACTGCTGGCAGACGTGGAAGTGGAGCTCCCTACCATCTCGACGGGTGGCTATGTCCCGATGAAATTGCGCCTGCGGACCGAACTGGGAGTAGGCGAAGGGCTCCCAGTCCCCTATGCTTTTCGGCTGCGTAGCACCACCGCTCTCTTGGGACGGTTAGGGCATTTAGTGACGGCGCCTCTAGGAGTCTACGGCGGACGGCGTCTTATTGCAGTCGCCGCCGAGCATAACTTTACCGACTTGTGGTGGCGTGCCCTGGGGCTGCCGACATTTCGGGGCCGTGGCATAGAGCTGATCGTCACGGCGGCTGCGGCCAGGGTATGGCAGGCTGAGGGGTTGCCGTATCAAGCAACAGGGCAACGGTGGTACGGGGAGCTGGGGCTGGGCATTGGGCGCATCCCAGTGCCAATTACGGATATTCTGGTGCTGCGGCTGGATATTTGCCGAGGCGTTGGGGAGCTTGCTCAGAGACGTTGGGGGATGGTACTGCAGGGGAGCCTTGGTCTGTGA